The region GAAACGGTCCGGCCGACTTCACGCGGAGACGCATGGGTAAGGAAAGAAGAGAAGAAGTGGAAGGCTTAGCGGAAATCCCTCATCAGAACGAGGTCCACCTCGAGACCTCGATATCCGGCGAAGAGAACACGCTTCCCGTCGGGGGAAACGGTCAGGCTTGACTGCACGATCCCGGAGGCTTCCGCGAGGAAATGAGACACGCCGGCGGCCGGGTCGTAGACGCCGATGCCGTTGTCCCCGCAGAAAAAGACCCGATCGCCGACGAGATCCCAGTTCCCCCAGAGACCGGCCCCCACGTCCGCGGCGGAGAGAACGACCTCCTCGGCGCCGCCGACGACGGGCATCCTCCAAAGGCCGGGCTCCCGGACTCGGCCGTAGTAGACGAATCCGCCGTCCGCCGATTCGCGCGCGCGGCTCACTTCACCCGGGATCGCGAGGCACGGCTCTTCTTCCCCGATCGCCAGCTTCCAAACGCGCCAGGCCCCGTCCCGATCGGAATCGAGATAGAGGAAGCGTCCGTCCGCGGACCAAGAGGAGGGAAGAAAAACGGTTTCACCCTGAAGCAACGTGCGGGGAACGCCGCCGTTGACGTCGACCGCGCAGACCGCTCCCGTCCCCTCTCCCGAGGAGACGAAGAAGGCGACGCGCTCCCCCTCCGGCGACCAGCAGGGCGAGAGGAGCGCCTCGCTGCGCAGTTGAGTCAACTGCACCGGGACGGTCCCGTCGGCCCGACACGCCCAAAGCTCGGGGAATCCGGTGCGGTCGGAGACGAAGGCGATTCGCGACCCGTCGGGAGAGAAACGCGGCTCGTCCTCCCATCGCGTCGACCCGATGAGCGGTTCTCCGGACACGCGCGGCTCCGGGGCGGAGAGATCGATCTCGTAAATGCTCAGATCGTACCGCGCGGATTCATATATGAGTGAAGTTCTGTCGGGAGAAACGGCGGGAAACCAGATCGAGCCGGCCTGCGTCGGAATCCCCGTCCAGGCGCCGTCCTTCAGGGAGAGCCGCCAGAGCGCGTATCTCCCCTGATGGAGGGAGGAGACGATCAGCTCCCCGTCGTCGAGCCAGGCGAGACCTTGCACGTGCCGCCGGGCGGCTCCGACGGGGGAAGCCTCGCCACCCTCGACCTCCACCGTGTGAATCCGGTGAAAACCGATCGGGTCGGCCCGCGAAAACGCCACGGTGCGGCCGTCGGGCGAGAAGGAAGCATAGAAGTCGCCTCGCGACGTGGGCGGAGGATCGGTCAGCCATTGTTTGGCGAGCGTTTCCACCGAGAAGAGGGCGGCGCGGAACGCCGTCCCGGTCGAACACTCCTCCGAAAAGACCAGGTTCCCGCCGGCCGGAGAAGCGGCGAGATTCCAGATTCCCCGCGCCGTGGCGTAAAGCGTGCGGATCTCCCCCCCGATGGCGGGAACGGAACAGATCGAAAAGACATCCGCGTCGTGACGGACGAAGTACACGGTCCGCCCGTCGGCGGACCAGACGGGGAGATTGTCGTTCGCGGTGTCCGCGGTCAGCCGGAGCGGCGTTTCCGTGTCTTTCTGTTTCACGTAGATATCGAAGTCCGACTCGTCCGGCCCGTCCCAGGCGAAGACGACCCGCGTGCCGTCCGGCGAAAAGCCGGGAGTGTACTCCTTGCCGAGATAGCTGGTGAAAGGGACCGTCTTCGGTAGGGGCGGGACTGCGCGCTCCCCGTCGCGGCCGCCGAAGAGCCACCCGAGGAGGGCCGCGGCCGCGATGATTCCCGCGATCGCGGGAAGAGCGCGGCGCTTCCACACGGTCCGGCCGGCGGAACCCGCGCCCCCCTCTTGGTCGTCCACCCACTCCACCGGAGCGATCAGGCGGTATCCGCCCTTTCGAATCGTTTCGATAATCGTGGGGGATTTAGGGTCGTCGCCCAGCATCTGCCGGAGGGACCAAACCGCGCGGGTGAGGGCTTTCTCGCCCACCACCGTCTCCCCCCAAACCGCGCCCATGAGTTCCTCTCGGGAGACCACCCGGCCGGCGTTCCGCGCCAGATGCACGAGCAAATTCATGACGCGGGGCTCGACCTGGATCGTCTCCCCTTCCGCGGCGCGGATCCGGTTCAGGTCCGGCTGGATCCACGCGCCGCCGACGCGGAAAGATCCGCCCGTCTCTTCGCCGTTCGACCCGTGGCGCGTCGTCCCGCTTTCCGTCCGAATCATCCGTTCCCCCGTGGGGCGATCGTTCAGCGAAAATCCTCGACCACCATCAGGTCCACCTCCCGCTGTTCGTACCGCGCATAGAGGAGTTCCGACCCGTCCGGAGAGATACTGATGCTGTTATTGAGCACATTCGGCGCCGGACGGAGGAAGGTCTCCTCTCTAGTCTCCGGATCGAGACGGATGAATCGGGTTTCGTCGCCGTCGCCTCGGAGAAGGTAGAGCCAATCGCCACCCACCGTCCAGTTGCTCGCGTCGAAAAATGGGGGGCCGGCGGCGCGCACCAGCGTGTCCGGTTCGCCGCCTCCGGCGGGCGCGCGGAGAATTTCGCAAGCGGGGAGGGAGAGCGTGTAGAGCCATGCGCCCTCCGGCGATTCTTCCCCCCGTATCGCCCAGACATCGGAAACGGGGCGCGCGCCGGACCCGTCGGGCCTTATCTTCCACAGCCGCCAGGCGCCGTCCCGATCGGAAGCGAGGTAGACCCACCCGCCGCTTCGGGACCAGGAAACCGCCGCGTCGTTCCCCGGACCACCGGCGAGGAAACGCGGTTTCCCCCCCTCCGCTTCGACGAGATAGGCATCCACCCCTTCCGGTCCACCCACGCTGAAGGCGAGCCACCGACCGTCGGGACTCCAAAAGGGATGGAACACGTAGGCGCCGTCGAAGAAGGTGAGCCTCACCGCCCCCTCTCCGTTTCGGTCGCACACCCAAACCTCGGGGCCGCCGCTCCGGTCGGAGATGAAAGCGATCTTCGATCCGTCCGGCGAGTGCCGGGGTTGGGAGTCCAGGCATGTCGACCGGATCAGCGGAACCGCTTGCGCCGCCGGGTCCGCGATCGGTGCGCGCATCACGTCCGCCCGGATCTCGCCGGTGGCATAGAGGAGGACCCGCCCGTCATCGGAAACCGAGGGCGCCCAGACCCGGCGATTGCGCGCCGCCATGCCGGCCATCGCCCCGGTCCGCGCGTCGACGCGCCAGAGCGTGAAGGGGCCGACCGGGGCGGCGGTGACGAGAAGCTCGTCGCCGCCGGGCATCCAGGCGAGCCCGCTCGGGAAACGGCGGCCCGTCGCCACGAGCCGTCCCTCCCCTCCGCCGACCGGCGCCGTCCGGATCCGATAGAAGCCGATGGCGTTCATGCGGATGAAGGCGAGCCGTCCCCCGTCGGGCGAAAACTCCGGGAAGAGATCGGAGGAGGCGCCCGGCTCCGGCCGGACCGGTTCGAGGAGGTCGCCCGTATCGAGAGTGAGCACGCGGAGGCGGTAGGCGTGGGTTTCGGCGTCCCAAACCGAGAAGGCGATCCGCTCCCCGTCGGGGGACCAGTCCGGGTCGCGCAGCGGCGATGCCGACGCGTGGAGAACCCGGGGATCCCCCCCGCGTGCGGGAATCACCAGAAGCCGGTTGGAGTCTTCGGCCGCCCGGACGAAGAGAACCGAGTCCCCGCCGGGGGACCAGCAGGGGAAGGCGTCGTCCTCCGGACCCCCGGTCAGCCGCGCCGGCTCCGGGGCGTCCATATCCTTTACGTATAGATCGTATCCGTTTCCGTCTTCGTCGTCGCGCGAGAACGCCACCCGCCGTCCCTCCGGCGAGAGGGCGGGGAAGAGTTCCTTTCCGGGATAACTGGTGACGGGAACCCCTTCGAGAAAGACGCCGCCCCGGGGGGCGCTTCGTTTCGGATCGTGCCGAACGAAGA is a window of Candidatus Eisenbacteria bacterium DNA encoding:
- a CDS encoding PD40 domain-containing protein, which codes for MSEPTGAKGAGGFRVGDWMVDPEGSALRRGDTVVTVEPRVMCLLAHLASRPGRVISRRELIDTVWDGVVVGENSIHRAVWALREALGDDPKHPRYVETIRKGGYRLIAPVGDGKAPTGRVRARRTRFLAPALLFALAAVVAAILFVRHDPKRSAPRGGVFLEGVPVTSYPGKELFPALSPEGRRVAFSRDDEDGNGYDLYVKDMDAPEPARLTGGPEDDAFPCWSPGGDSVLFVRAAEDSNRLLVIPARGGDPRVLHASASPLRDPDWSPDGERIAFSVWDAETHAYRLRVLTLDTGDLLEPVRPEPGASSDLFPEFSPDGGRLAFIRMNAIGFYRIRTAPVGGGEGRLVATGRRFPSGLAWMPGGDELLVTAAPVGPFTLWRVDARTGAMAGMAARNRRVWAPSVSDDGRVLLYATGEIRADVMRAPIADPAAQAVPLIRSTCLDSQPRHSPDGSKIAFISDRSGGPEVWVCDRNGEGAVRLTFFDGAYVFHPFWSPDGRWLAFSVGGPEGVDAYLVEAEGGKPRFLAGGPGNDAAVSWSRSGGWVYLASDRDGAWRLWKIRPDGSGARPVSDVWAIRGEESPEGAWLYTLSLPACEILRAPAGGGEPDTLVRAAGPPFFDASNWTVGGDWLYLLRGDGDETRFIRLDPETREETFLRPAPNVLNNSISISPDGSELLYARYEQREVDLMVVEDFR
- a CDS encoding PD40 domain-containing protein; translated protein: MIRTESGTTRHGSNGEETGGSFRVGGAWIQPDLNRIRAAEGETIQVEPRVMNLLVHLARNAGRVVSREELMGAVWGETVVGEKALTRAVWSLRQMLGDDPKSPTIIETIRKGGYRLIAPVEWVDDQEGGAGSAGRTVWKRRALPAIAGIIAAAALLGWLFGGRDGERAVPPLPKTVPFTSYLGKEYTPGFSPDGTRVVFAWDGPDESDFDIYVKQKDTETPLRLTADTANDNLPVWSADGRTVYFVRHDADVFSICSVPAIGGEIRTLYATARGIWNLAASPAGGNLVFSEECSTGTAFRAALFSVETLAKQWLTDPPPTSRGDFYASFSPDGRTVAFSRADPIGFHRIHTVEVEGGEASPVGAARRHVQGLAWLDDGELIVSSLHQGRYALWRLSLKDGAWTGIPTQAGSIWFPAVSPDRTSLIYESARYDLSIYEIDLSAPEPRVSGEPLIGSTRWEDEPRFSPDGSRIAFVSDRTGFPELWACRADGTVPVQLTQLRSEALLSPCWSPEGERVAFFVSSGEGTGAVCAVDVNGGVPRTLLQGETVFLPSSWSADGRFLYLDSDRDGAWRVWKLAIGEEEPCLAIPGEVSRARESADGGFVYYGRVREPGLWRMPVVGGAEEVVLSAADVGAGLWGNWDLVGDRVFFCGDNGIGVYDPAAGVSHFLAEASGIVQSSLTVSPDGKRVLFAGYRGLEVDLVLMRDFR